A region of Vigna radiata var. radiata cultivar VC1973A chromosome 10, Vradiata_ver6, whole genome shotgun sequence DNA encodes the following proteins:
- the LOC106774708 gene encoding uncharacterized protein LOC106774708: protein MAEENNGRRTLADYSTVVGPHHFNSIARPRVNAANMEMKSTLIQLVKSNQFNGLSHGSPFEHLTTFNEICNTVKIIGVPNEAIRLSLFPFSLEGNAKLWQGVEETLCQVWDRYKSLLRKTPTHGFDDATVVILFLGGLASQTKLLLDASAGGNIKCKILEEAHELIENMAIDDNEMHSERGTSPQQKGVLQLQSQDALLAQNKIITQ from the exons ATGGCTGAAGAGAATAATGGTAGACGTACTTTGGCAGATTATTCTACAGTTGTTGGACCTCATCATTTTAACAGTATAGCAAGGCCGAGGGTTAATGCTGCAAACATGGAGATGAAGTCGACGTTGATACAATTGgtaaagagcaaccaattcaatggattgTCACACGGAAGTCCATTTGAACATCTGACTACGTTCAATGAAATCTGTAATACTGTGAAGATCATTGGCGTGCCAAATGAAGCAATAAggcttagtttgtttcctttctcattggaaggAAATGCTAAGTTATG gcAGGGCGTGGAGGAGACATTATGTCAAGTGTGGGATAGATACAAAAGCTTGCTGAGAAAGACGCCAACACATGGCTTTGATGATGCTACAGTAGTCATTCTTTTCCTTGGAGGACTTGCCTCGCAGACCAAATTGTTgctggatgcctcagctggaggtaatATTAAATGCAAGATTCTAGAGGAAGCACATGAATTGATTGAGAATATGGCTATTGATGATAATGAGATGCATAGTGAAAGAGGAACTTCACCTCAACAGAAGGGAGTCCTACAATTACAATCTCAAGATGCTCTGCTAGCACAAAATAAGATCATAACTCAATAG